ATGGTCACCGAGGCCTTGATCAATCCGCCCCATGATTTGGCGAAACGGGCCGAGGAGGCGGAATCGACCATCGACGCCATGCGCGAAACCATGCGCGACGCGCACATCGAACGTCTCAAGGTCGGGGCCTGCGGCATCGAGGGCGGCCTGACATTTATCAACCTGCTGGCCCGACTGGAGAAGATCGGCGATTACTGCTATTCCATCGCCAGATCCCTGGCCACGCAACGCTAACCCCGCCGTATTCCTGGGTCGGGACGCATTCGCGCCCTGGCCGTCGGTCCGCTCCGACAAGGGGCGGACCGACGGCCGACAGTTCTTGGCCGCCCCGTTTTTTTGGCGTCGTTCTTTGTCCGTGATCCGGCTTGATCGGGGCGGGCCGCCTGGCTCCCCCTCGCGACGGAGCCGCAATCCGTGCATTGGCCCGGTTGGGCGCTCGTCCCGGTTTTCGTGTCACGGCCTGTCGCGCCTTTCACACGATACAAGGAACTTCCATGCCAACCTCCATTCTGTTTTGCGATGCAGCCGGCACGGTTGTCCGCGTTCACGACGAAAGCCGGCGCTGGTCCCGGACCATGGGCCGGCCCCTGGCCGAGGTTCTTGGTCTGGCCGGATGGACCATGGCCAATCTGGCCAGAAGCCTGGAGACTGAAACCGCGCTCGCGCCACCGGATTCGTCCGGAGACCGCCTGACCGCGCGTCTTGTCCCCCTTCCGGAAGCCCTGGCCCCGGCTGGCGGCTTCGTCGTCCACCTGTCCCTGACTCCCAATCTGGGCATTCTCGAAAAGACCGAGGCCCAGGTCCATCCCGCGCCAACGGCCGCTTCGCTTGATTACGCCGTGTTCAACGCCGTCTTCAACGATGCCCGCGACGCCATCATCCTCACCGACGATGCCTTGCGCATCCTGGCCGCCAACCGCAAGGCCCACCGTCTTTATGCCCTGGACGTCGATCATCCCCTGACCGACAGGGATTTTTTGTCCATCGTGCATCTTCGGGACCGGGACCACGTTCGCGAGGGAACCGGAAGCCTCAAGCGTGGCGCCTCCTGGCGTGTTTTGTTGACCACCCTGGACCGCGAGGGCGACCTGGCCCCGGTCAAGCTCAAGGTGCGTTGCCTGAGCGCCGGCGGAGTGCGCCTGTATCAATTCATGCTGCGCGACCTGCGCGGGCGCATGGCCCTGGAGCGGGATCTGGAAAAGTCGCGTCGGGCCGTGGCCGGCATGAACATCGCCCTGAAGCAGGTCTTGCTCACGGCCGAGGAGGAAAAACAGGAACTCAAGGAGGATCTGGTGCAGCAGGTGCGCGAGGAATTGCTGCCCACCGTGGACCGCATGGCCCGGGAAGAATCTCCGTTGGTCCGGGAGGCGTTCAAGTCCGCGCTGGAGGAGAGGATCGCGGATTTGAGCGACGCCCCTCCCGAGTCCTTGCCCATGGCCGCCTTGCTCACGCCACGGGAAATGGACATTTGCCGCTTGATCCAGCAAGGCTGGCAGGGACGGGCCATGGCCGAGGAATTGGGAATATCTTTCGAGACCTTGCAGACCCACCGCAAAAACATCCGCCGCAAGTTGGGTCTCAAGGGGGCCGCCGTCTCCCTGCCGATGTATCTCCAGCAGCAGCCACCGCTCTGATGCGTCGGGCCAGGGTGTGTTCCCCCCATGGCGGCGGGGGGCGTCGGGACGCCCTGGTAGTTCATGCGGTGGATGCCCCCGGGTCGGACTCCGGCTGCATGGTGCGGTTCGGGGAGGACGCTCAACCAATGGTGGCGCGATGACGGAGGAGTGATGTCGAGCCAGGTATCCGGAACGCCGCATGTCGATCCGTGTTCCGCGCGCGAGGGTGACGAGGACCGCGCCTTGTGGGAATTTGTTCCGTTGTCCGCCTATGCCGTGCCCGTGCTTTCCGTGGGAAGCGCCGTGGCGCGGGGCGTTACGGCCTTCAGAAATTTTTTTCGCCGCCCGGCGGACAGGGACGAGACGCCCGTGAAGGAGGAGGCGGACCTGCACCATCTGTCGCCGCGCCGGATGTCGACCCTGGTGCGCCCCTTGCCCTGGGATGACGCGACCCGGGCATTGTCCGTGGCCCTTGACGATTGGCCCGGAACCACCGAACCCGGCCGCGCCTGCATGGTTGTCGGCCAGCCTTTTGCCGGGCATGCGGAGCTGCTGACGCTCTTTGCCCGCCTGCGCGGGGCGACCCTCGTGCCCGCGCCGTCCATGGATCAGATCTTCGACACTGATTCCGATTGGTTTGCCGCCTGGCCCCGCGCGGGCACCCCTTGGGTGCTGCCATGCCTTGAAGCGTGTTTCCTGCGCCATGTCCGGGGGCTGGGGTTGGTCCGTCAGTTGTTGTCTCTCGTGGCCGAGGGCGGGCTTGGGACGGGAGTGCTGGGTTGTGACAGCTGGTCCTGGGCGTATCTGCGCCGTGTCGCGCCGGTGTCGTGCCGGGAGTTGACCTTGCAGGCTTTTGACGCCCAGCGCCTGCGGTGCCTTTTCGCGGCAATGGTCGCTCCGCGAGCGGCCGGGTCCGTGCATTTTTGCAACGCGGCCAATGGCCGCGATATTTTTTCCGTCCCGTCGGAAGAGAAGGCGCCTCCCGAGGAGTTTTTCCAACTCGCGGCGTATTGCCGGGGCAATGTGGCCCTGGCCGCGCACACGTGGCGCGGGCGTCTGCGTTCGGAGCCCGATTCCGACGGTGCCGCGCGGGACGGAGAGGTTTCTGGCGCTTCCGACGGGCAGACCCCGGAGGATCGGGTCTGGGTGACGGACATGCCCCCGGACCCGGTGCTCCCGACAGGGGATGGCGAGGAAACGCGCCTGGCCCTGCATGCGGCCCTCATCCATGGGGGCATGCGCCAAGATCTTGTGGCGGAGCTTTTGCCCTGGGCGACCTGGAAGAGCGCGGCGCTGTTGCACCGGCTTGAGCGCGCCGGTCTGATGCGCAACGAGGACAACCGCTGGCTGGTTCGGGAATCGGCGTATGCGGCTGTCCGTCGCCTGCTTCGGTCGCACGGCTATCTGGTCGATGATTTTTAGGCGCGTATCCGGCGCGGCCCCGGCGGGCGCCGGCATGTTGGAATATGAACTTGGGAACCATTTCGGGCCACGCCGGTGTCGATGGCCTGGCCCCATTTCCGCACGGAGCACGAAATCATGGCGGACGGCGAACAATTGGGACGGATATTCAAGACCTTGAATTCGGACATGGCCTGGGAACTGGCGGCCATCGTGGTCGGCGCGATAGTGCTGGTGCTCGTCGCGCAGCGGGTCGTGCCGCTGCTCGCCAACCGGCTTCCTGGTCGCCGGCGCCTGTTCGTGCTCGCCCTGGTGCCCTTTATCCGGCTGCTGATCATCGTCATGGCCCTGGGTCTGGCCATGCCCTTGTTGATCGAGCCGTCCATGCGGAACATGGTCGCCGTGCTCGGCACCGTCGGCCTGGCCCTGGGTTTTGCCCTCAAGGACTACGCCAGCAGCCTTATCGCCGGGGTCGTGTCCATCGGGGAACAGAATTACCGCAATGGGGATTGGATTTCGGTGGGCGGCGTGTACGGCGAGGTCCGGCACATCGGACTGCGCACGGTGGAGATCGTGACGCCGGACGACGACCGGGTATTGGTGCCCCATGGCCTGCTGTGGACGCAACCTGTTTCCAATTCGAACAACGGCGACGCGCGGTTGCAGTGCGTCGCGGATTTTTATCTCCATCCCGATCATGACAGCCGGACAGCGAGGCGTCTGTTGGAAGACGTGGCCCTGACCAGTCCGTATATTTTTCACGACGATCCGATCGCCGTCATCGTCCAGGAAAAACCCTGGGGGACCTGGTATCGGCTGAAGGCCTACCCTGTTGATTCCAGCCAGCAATTTCGGTTCATTTCTGATTTGACCGGACGCGGCAAGGACGCCTTGCGGGCGCGGGGAATTCGTTTCGCCACGGCCAGCGTGTCCGCGTCCGGAGAATAAACCGTTCCAGGCCGCGGCGCCGGCGCGAGGCCGGCCACGCGGCCTGGTCTTGAAATCCGTTTTGCGACGA
This is a stretch of genomic DNA from Deltaproteobacteria bacterium. It encodes these proteins:
- a CDS encoding mechanosensitive ion channel encodes the protein MADGEQLGRIFKTLNSDMAWELAAIVVGAIVLVLVAQRVVPLLANRLPGRRRLFVLALVPFIRLLIIVMALGLAMPLLIEPSMRNMVAVLGTVGLALGFALKDYASSLIAGVVSIGEQNYRNGDWISVGGVYGEVRHIGLRTVEIVTPDDDRVLVPHGLLWTQPVSNSNNGDARLQCVADFYLHPDHDSRTARRLLEDVALTSPYIFHDDPIAVIVQEKPWGTWYRLKAYPVDSSQQFRFISDLTGRGKDALRARGIRFATASVSASGE
- a CDS encoding PAS domain S-box protein gives rise to the protein MPTSILFCDAAGTVVRVHDESRRWSRTMGRPLAEVLGLAGWTMANLARSLETETALAPPDSSGDRLTARLVPLPEALAPAGGFVVHLSLTPNLGILEKTEAQVHPAPTAASLDYAVFNAVFNDARDAIILTDDALRILAANRKAHRLYALDVDHPLTDRDFLSIVHLRDRDHVREGTGSLKRGASWRVLLTTLDREGDLAPVKLKVRCLSAGGVRLYQFMLRDLRGRMALERDLEKSRRAVAGMNIALKQVLLTAEEEKQELKEDLVQQVREELLPTVDRMAREESPLVREAFKSALEERIADLSDAPPESLPMAALLTPREMDICRLIQQGWQGRAMAEELGISFETLQTHRKNIRRKLGLKGAAVSLPMYLQQQPPL